In a genomic window of Phaeodactylum tricornutum CCAP 1055/1 chromosome 6, whole genome shotgun sequence:
- a CDS encoding predicted protein — translation MDLSMRFNNAGVRMLDAGQQVIAMDLFRGALESKLAYERTHRPERPDYIASTKRCVTPDCVTTAEEHLVNEDKYVHHEPVAFSLATPMVTEDNFLPGKGNVPKTPPALFESEPENPTLIRQSGDYLLVAKPFALPLSDCSRTSTQKRSAIIVFNLGLVNQLADASSSKAAAFYEISASLLANELYFPHSNLLRIAILNNFAVWSHGYGDEQSKRASYELLINALAESSSSLDQTVRKAVQVNMERFREGNTR, via the coding sequence ATGGATCTCTCGATGCGGTTCAACAATGCCGGAGTTCGCATGCTGGACGCTGGTCAACAGGTCATCGCTATGGACCTTTTTCGCGGAGCGCTCGAGTCCAAGCTTGCGTACGAACGAACGCACCGACCGGAACGACCCGACTACATTGCTTCCACCAAACGCTGCGTGACACCGGACTGCGTCACTACCGCCGAAGAGCATCTGGTCAACGAAGACAAGTATGTACACCACGAACCAGtagccttttccttggcgacACCGATGGTAACAGAAGACAACTTCCTTCCTGGAAAGGGCAATGTACCAAAGACCCCCCCTGCATTGTTTGAATCCGAACCAGAGAATCCGACGTTGATAAGGCAGAGTGGTGATTATCTTTTAGTGGCCAAGCCCTTTGCGCTCCCGCTCAGCGACTGCTCCCGAACGTCCACGCAGAAACGATCCGCAATCATCGTCTTCAATCTAGGCCTCGTCAATCAGCTCGCGGATGCTagttcttccaaagcagccgCCTTTTACGAAATATCCGCATCCTTGCTCGCCAACGAGCTTTACTTCCCCCATTCTAATCTATTGCGGATCGCTATATTGAACAATTTTGCCGTATGGAGCCACGGCTACGGAGACGAACAATCGAAGAGAGCCAGTTATGAGCTTCTGATAAATGCCTTGGCCGAGAGCTCCAGTTCTCTCGATCAGACCGTCCGAAAGGCAGTGCAAGTTAATATGGAGCGGTTTCGCGAAGGGAATACTCGGTAA